The following are encoded in a window of Streptomyces griseiscabiei genomic DNA:
- a CDS encoding 4-oxalomesaconate tautomerase yields MTGWSGGVRCTLMRGGTSKGAYFLADDLPTDPADRDDLLLRVMGSPDPRQIDGLGGAHPLTSKVAVVSASAGPGADVDYLFLQVGVDTPEVSDRQNCGNLLAGVGPFAVERGLLSAGERETSVRIRMLNSGDLAVATFPTPGGRIAVTGDAEISGVPGTGAPVVIGFPPGGGPLLPTGNARDVVAGTEVTCVDTGMPTVLIPATALGVTGHETPEELEKDLALAARLREIRLTAGPLMGLGDVEHTTVPKLSLLAPPRDGGAVATRTFVPVRCHTSIGVLGAASVAAGLRVTGGVGEGIARLPATGDRVRLEHPTGFLDIETRVTYGPDGSPSVSRTAVVRTARRIFDGTVFPRPPVPSRRP; encoded by the coding sequence GTGACCGGGTGGTCCGGGGGAGTCCGCTGCACGCTGATGCGCGGCGGCACCTCCAAGGGCGCCTACTTCCTCGCCGACGACCTGCCCACCGACCCGGCCGACCGCGACGACCTGCTGCTGCGGGTCATGGGCAGCCCCGACCCGCGCCAGATCGACGGCCTGGGCGGTGCCCACCCCCTGACCAGCAAGGTGGCCGTGGTGTCCGCGTCGGCCGGCCCCGGGGCCGACGTCGACTATCTGTTCCTCCAAGTAGGCGTGGACACACCGGAGGTGAGTGACCGTCAGAACTGCGGCAACCTCCTCGCCGGGGTGGGCCCGTTCGCCGTCGAGCGCGGACTGCTGAGCGCGGGCGAGCGCGAGACGTCCGTACGCATCCGCATGCTCAACTCCGGTGACCTCGCCGTCGCCACCTTCCCCACCCCCGGCGGCCGGATCGCGGTCACCGGGGACGCGGAGATCTCCGGAGTGCCGGGGACGGGCGCGCCGGTGGTGATCGGGTTCCCGCCCGGCGGCGGCCCTCTGCTGCCCACCGGGAACGCCCGGGACGTCGTCGCCGGCACCGAGGTGACCTGCGTGGACACCGGCATGCCGACCGTCCTGATCCCCGCGACCGCCCTCGGCGTCACCGGTCACGAGACCCCCGAGGAGCTGGAGAAGGATCTCGCGCTCGCCGCCCGGTTGCGCGAGATCAGGCTGACCGCCGGCCCGCTGATGGGCCTCGGCGACGTCGAGCACACCACCGTGCCCAAGCTCAGCCTCCTCGCCCCGCCCCGGGACGGCGGCGCGGTCGCCACCCGCACCTTCGTCCCGGTGCGCTGCCACACCTCCATCGGCGTCCTGGGCGCCGCGAGCGTGGCCGCCGGACTGCGCGTCACCGGGGGAGTGGGCGAAGGCATCGCCCGGCTCCCCGCCACCGGAGACCGTGTACGCCTCGAACACCCCACCGGCTTCCTCGACATCGAGACCCGGGTGACGTACGGCCCCGACGGGAGCCCCTCGGTGAGCCGCACCGCCGTCGTACGCACCGCCCGCAGGATCTTCGACGGCACGGTCTTCCCCCGGCCGCCCGTCCCCTCCCGCCGCCCCTGA
- a CDS encoding PIG-L deacetylase family protein produces the protein MTDSTAPAAAPPRSTPRSTPRSTLVVTAHAGDFVWRAGGALALAASRGERVTIACLTFGERGESAKAWREGRTLDEIKAMRREEAERAAATLGAAIVFFDAGDYPLIPAPELTDRLVAVYRRAQPDVVLTHPLEDPYNGDHPAAARMALDARVLAQAIGYPAEGEIIGAPPVFFFEPHQPEMCGFRPEVLLDITEVWETKREAMECLGAQRHLWDYYTDLAVRRGVQLKRNAGPNLGLAHRTMAEAYMRPYPQVTGVLD, from the coding sequence ATGACCGACAGCACGGCGCCCGCCGCCGCCCCACCACGATCCACACCGCGGTCGACACCACGATCGACCCTCGTCGTCACCGCCCACGCGGGCGACTTCGTGTGGCGAGCCGGCGGCGCCCTGGCCCTGGCGGCCTCGCGCGGGGAGCGGGTCACCATCGCCTGCCTCACCTTCGGTGAGCGCGGCGAGTCCGCGAAGGCCTGGCGCGAGGGCCGGACGCTGGACGAGATCAAGGCGATGCGGCGGGAGGAGGCCGAGAGGGCCGCCGCCACGCTCGGCGCCGCGATCGTCTTCTTCGACGCCGGCGACTATCCCCTGATCCCCGCACCGGAGTTGACCGACCGCCTGGTGGCCGTCTACCGGCGGGCCCAGCCGGACGTCGTCCTCACCCACCCCCTGGAGGACCCCTACAACGGCGACCACCCGGCCGCCGCCCGCATGGCCCTCGACGCCCGGGTCCTCGCGCAGGCCATCGGCTACCCCGCCGAGGGCGAGATCATCGGCGCCCCGCCCGTCTTCTTCTTCGAGCCCCACCAGCCCGAGATGTGCGGCTTCCGGCCCGAGGTGCTCCTGGACATCACCGAGGTGTGGGAGACCAAGCGCGAGGCCATGGAGTGCCTGGGCGCCCAGCGGCACCTGTGGGACTACTACACCGACCTCGCCGTACGCCGGGGAGTCCAGCTCAAGCGCAACGCGGGCCCCAACCTGGGCCTCGCGCACCGGACCATGGCCGAGGCGTACATGCGTCCCTACCCGCAGGTCACGGGGGTGCTCGACTGA
- a CDS encoding GntR family transcriptional regulator, whose product MREEARPGTGEQAKRLALAKLRQAIAHGEMAPAQRLVENELAEQFGVTRASIRAALIDLEAEGLVERIRNRGSRVRVVSVEEAVAISECRMVLEGLCAAKAATLATEDQLAELADIGTAMTKAVADGEPVTYSELNQRLHTRIREISGQRVAVELLERLNAQLVRHRFQLALRPGRPQQSLGEHLAMIEAITARDPRAAEEAVRAHLMSVITALREEPRRA is encoded by the coding sequence ATGCGGGAGGAAGCCCGTCCGGGCACCGGGGAGCAGGCCAAGCGGCTCGCGCTGGCGAAGCTGCGGCAGGCGATCGCGCACGGCGAGATGGCACCGGCCCAACGGCTGGTCGAGAACGAACTCGCCGAGCAGTTCGGTGTGACACGGGCCAGCATCCGTGCGGCGCTGATCGATCTGGAGGCCGAAGGACTGGTCGAGCGGATCCGTAACCGGGGCTCACGGGTGCGGGTGGTGAGCGTGGAGGAAGCGGTCGCCATCAGCGAGTGCCGCATGGTCCTGGAAGGGCTCTGCGCGGCGAAGGCGGCGACCCTGGCCACCGAGGACCAGCTCGCCGAACTGGCCGACATCGGCACGGCGATGACCAAGGCCGTGGCCGACGGCGAACCGGTGACGTACTCCGAGCTGAACCAGCGGCTGCACACCCGCATCCGGGAGATCTCCGGCCAGCGGGTGGCCGTGGAACTGCTGGAGCGGCTCAACGCCCAGCTGGTGCGCCACCGCTTCCAGCTCGCGCTGCGGCCGGGGCGTCCCCAGCAATCCCTGGGTGAACACCTGGCCATGATCGAGGCGATCACGGCGAGGGACCCGCGGGCCGCCGAGGAGGCCGTCCGCGCCCACCTCATGAGCGTGATCACCGCGCTGCGCGAAGAGCCGCGTCGCGCCTGA
- a CDS encoding EamA family transporter yields the protein MDTAAAPATALAPAGTGPVPAAAPAPGGARPAAVLTMLGCGASNQVGAALGSLAFPVLGPAGVVAIRQYVAALVLVAVGRPRWRSFTARQWWPVVLLALVFGTMNLSLYTAIDRIGLGLAVTLEFLGPLAIALAGSRRRVDACCALIAGLGVVTLMRPQPSADYLGMGLGLLAAVCWASYILLNRTVGRRIPGAQGSAAAAGLSALAFLPVGAVVVVRNPPTVGAVGYAIAAGVLASAVPYLADVFTLRRVPAQVFGLFMSVNPVLAALAGWIMLGQDLGGVEWAAIGAVVAANALCMLVPRR from the coding sequence ATGGACACCGCCGCCGCTCCCGCCACCGCCCTCGCCCCGGCCGGTACGGGCCCCGTTCCGGCCGCCGCCCCCGCGCCGGGTGGCGCGCGGCCGGCCGCCGTCCTCACCATGCTCGGCTGCGGCGCGTCCAACCAGGTCGGGGCCGCGCTGGGTTCACTGGCCTTCCCCGTGCTGGGGCCCGCCGGGGTGGTCGCGATACGGCAGTACGTCGCCGCCCTCGTCCTGGTGGCCGTCGGCCGGCCGCGGTGGAGGTCCTTCACCGCGCGTCAGTGGTGGCCGGTGGTGCTGCTCGCGCTGGTGTTCGGGACGATGAACCTGTCGCTGTACACCGCCATCGACCGCATCGGCCTGGGGCTCGCGGTGACCCTGGAGTTCCTGGGCCCGCTCGCCATCGCCCTGGCGGGGTCGCGCCGCCGGGTGGACGCCTGCTGCGCGCTGATCGCCGGTCTGGGCGTGGTCACCCTGATGCGCCCCCAGCCCTCCGCCGACTACCTCGGCATGGGCCTCGGTCTCCTGGCCGCCGTCTGCTGGGCGTCGTACATCCTCCTCAACCGCACGGTCGGCCGCCGTATCCCGGGCGCGCAGGGCTCCGCGGCCGCCGCGGGCCTCTCCGCCCTGGCCTTCCTGCCGGTCGGTGCCGTCGTGGTCGTACGGAACCCGCCCACCGTCGGCGCCGTCGGGTACGCGATCGCCGCCGGGGTCCTCGCGTCGGCCGTGCCGTATCTCGCGGACGTGTTCACCCTGCGCCGCGTACCCGCCCAGGTGTTCGGGCTCTTCATGAGCGTCAACCCGGTCCTCGCCGCGCTCGCGGGCTGGATCATGCTCGGGCAGGATCTGGGCGGGGTCGAGTGGGCGGCGATCGGCGCGGTCGTCGCGGCGAACGCGCTCTGCATGCTGGTGCCGCGCCGCTGA
- a CDS encoding helix-turn-helix transcriptional regulator, producing MTIFPPDPDFEALRLELARLRAAQGWSYDELAARSGLARRTLIEIEQGRTLGTLKTWHALAHALNTPLDELFGTLCKGHEPPGSTDVGL from the coding sequence GTGACGATCTTCCCGCCCGACCCCGATTTCGAGGCGCTGCGTCTGGAGCTTGCGCGGCTGCGGGCGGCGCAGGGCTGGAGCTATGACGAGCTCGCTGCTCGAAGCGGCCTGGCCAGAAGGACCCTCATTGAGATTGAGCAGGGACGAACCCTCGGCACTCTCAAGACCTGGCACGCACTCGCCCATGCGCTGAACACTCCGCTGGACGAACTCTTCGGAACGCTGTGTAAGGGGCACGAGCCTCCAGGGTCGACCGACGTTGGCCTCTGA
- a CDS encoding dodecin — protein MTDHVYRVTEIVGSSDESVDQAIRNGVARAAQTLRNLDWFEVTQVRGHIENGQIAHYQVGLKVGFRLDDETG, from the coding sequence ATGACCGACCACGTGTACCGGGTCACCGAGATCGTCGGCAGTTCGGACGAGAGCGTGGACCAGGCGATCCGCAACGGCGTCGCCCGCGCCGCCCAGACCCTGCGCAACCTGGACTGGTTCGAGGTGACGCAGGTGAGGGGGCACATCGAGAACGGGCAGATCGCGCACTACCAGGTCGGCCTCAAGGTCGGCTTCCGCCTGGACGACGAGACCGGCTGA
- a CDS encoding 4-carboxy-4-hydroxy-2-oxoadipate aldolase/oxaloacetate decarboxylase: MGGVIVTDPPKADAKDVEAIGRYGVATVHEAMGRTGLLGTRLRPNQRDTRIAGTAVTVLSWPGDNLMIHAAVEQCGEGDILVVTTTSPSTDGMFGELFATALQRRGVRGLVIDAGIRDTAALRAMGFPAWAAAVSAQGTVKATGGSVNVPVAVGGQVVHPGDVILADDDGVVVVPRARARRTAEAAEARERKEAASRAAFLDGQLGLDRYGLRETLVGLGVTYRSYDEYAGEEPAR; this comes from the coding sequence ATGGGCGGCGTGATCGTCACCGACCCGCCGAAGGCGGACGCGAAGGACGTCGAGGCGATCGGCCGGTACGGCGTCGCCACCGTCCACGAGGCGATGGGCCGCACCGGTCTGCTCGGCACCCGCCTCCGCCCCAACCAGCGGGACACCCGGATCGCCGGCACCGCCGTCACGGTCCTGTCCTGGCCCGGCGACAACCTCATGATCCACGCGGCTGTCGAGCAGTGCGGCGAGGGCGACATCCTCGTCGTCACCACCACCTCCCCGTCCACCGACGGCATGTTCGGCGAACTCTTCGCCACCGCCCTCCAGCGGCGGGGCGTACGCGGCCTGGTCATCGACGCGGGCATCCGCGACACCGCCGCACTGCGCGCGATGGGCTTCCCCGCCTGGGCCGCCGCCGTCAGCGCCCAGGGCACGGTCAAGGCCACCGGCGGCTCCGTCAACGTCCCCGTGGCCGTCGGCGGCCAGGTCGTCCACCCCGGCGACGTGATCCTCGCCGACGACGACGGCGTGGTCGTCGTCCCCCGCGCCCGGGCCCGCCGCACGGCCGAGGCCGCCGAGGCCCGCGAACGCAAGGAGGCCGCCTCCCGCGCCGCCTTCCTCGACGGCCAACTAGGCCTGGACCGCTACGGGTTGCGCGAGACCCTCGTAGGGCTCGGGGTGACGTACCGGTCGTACGACGAGTACGCGGGCGAGGAGCCCGCGCGGTGA
- a CDS encoding DUF6083 domain-containing protein produces the protein MRCSSTPWHWDGSPAVSHSRRSLRVQHDSPSRLLRCAQRDRCRQCGNLVEWYERSFARPVCLHPREVPAVKVPAAHRWHVSSGVAHPAGDGSAWCRLAHGHVCPAREAVPETSALDGLRRVLALNTRRRIDSGAFTPGAPPSRPTAQPDVCRPARPVVQLLYVRYLAAHPVDEIQCVAQTRRRDRCTQRLLRPGETQVGVWTLVPATAARGQLALPCEVMALYDLTALPYAEQLRWRMQRCSAHAAIPSAADLALADWEPFDPMLHHAHVRNRLPDHVRRPRQTHHEHGTGTP, from the coding sequence ATGCGTTGTTCATCCACACCGTGGCACTGGGACGGCAGCCCCGCTGTCTCCCACTCCCGACGCTCACTGCGTGTCCAGCACGACAGCCCCAGTCGACTCCTGCGCTGTGCTCAGCGAGATCGGTGCCGACAGTGCGGCAACCTGGTCGAGTGGTACGAGCGCAGCTTTGCGCGGCCCGTTTGCCTGCACCCTCGGGAGGTGCCCGCGGTGAAGGTGCCCGCAGCCCACCGCTGGCACGTCAGCTCCGGTGTTGCGCATCCGGCTGGCGACGGCAGTGCGTGGTGCCGCCTGGCGCATGGCCATGTCTGCCCCGCTCGTGAAGCTGTGCCCGAAACATCCGCGTTGGATGGGCTGCGGCGCGTGCTGGCTCTGAACACGCGCCGTCGGATCGACAGCGGCGCGTTCACCCCCGGCGCTCCTCCGAGCCGACCAACGGCACAACCAGACGTCTGTCGACCCGCCAGGCCCGTCGTGCAGCTCCTGTACGTCCGCTACCTTGCTGCGCACCCCGTGGACGAAATCCAGTGCGTGGCACAGACACGGCGCCGCGACCGTTGTACGCAGAGGCTCCTCCGCCCGGGGGAAACCCAGGTGGGCGTCTGGACGCTGGTACCAGCCACGGCCGCAAGGGGACAACTTGCTCTGCCCTGCGAGGTCATGGCGCTATATGACCTCACGGCCCTGCCCTACGCCGAGCAGCTGCGCTGGCGCATGCAGCGCTGTTCCGCTCACGCCGCAATCCCGTCAGCAGCGGACCTCGCGTTGGCTGACTGGGAACCCTTCGACCCCATGCTCCATCACGCGCACGTCCGCAACCGCCTGCCGGATCACGTCCGTCGTCCACGCCAGACCCATCACGAGCACGGAACGGGCACGCCGTGA
- a CDS encoding LysR family transcriptional regulator, with protein MDDTGQAVRDVELRQLRCLMAIVDEGTFTDAAIALDVSQAAVSRTLASLERALGVRLLRRTSREVTPTPTGLRVVSHARRVLGEVDDLVREVASGQVRLRIGYAWSALGRHTLTFQRRWGAAHPETDLQFVRTNSPTAGLAEGSCDLAVVRRAVDDRRFDSAIVGLERRMCAMASDDPLARRRSVRLADLSGHILLVDRRTGTTTPDLWPPGSRPATEKTHDVDEWLTTIATGRAVGVTPESTANQYRRPGVVYRPVRDAEPIAVRLAWWRDDPHPATPAAIELLSDLYRSG; from the coding sequence ATGGATGACACGGGCCAGGCCGTCAGGGATGTGGAGCTGCGGCAGCTGCGCTGTCTGATGGCGATCGTCGACGAGGGCACCTTCACCGACGCGGCGATCGCGCTCGACGTCTCCCAGGCGGCCGTGTCCCGCACCCTGGCCTCGCTCGAACGGGCCCTGGGCGTACGGCTGTTGCGCCGGACCTCGCGTGAGGTGACGCCCACGCCGACCGGGCTCAGGGTGGTGTCGCACGCGCGGCGGGTGCTCGGCGAGGTGGACGACCTCGTGCGGGAGGTGGCCTCGGGCCAGGTGCGGCTGCGGATCGGCTACGCCTGGTCGGCGCTGGGCCGGCACACATTGACGTTCCAGCGCCGCTGGGGCGCCGCGCACCCGGAGACGGATCTGCAGTTCGTGCGGACCAACTCCCCCACGGCCGGGCTGGCGGAGGGTTCCTGCGATCTCGCCGTGGTCCGGCGGGCGGTGGACGACCGGCGGTTCGACTCGGCGATCGTCGGGCTGGAGCGGCGGATGTGCGCGATGGCGAGCGACGATCCGCTGGCCCGCCGCCGGTCGGTGCGGCTGGCCGATCTCAGCGGGCACATCCTGCTGGTGGACCGCCGCACCGGGACGACCACCCCCGATCTGTGGCCGCCCGGCTCCCGGCCCGCGACCGAGAAGACGCACGACGTCGACGAATGGCTCACCACCATCGCCACGGGCCGGGCCGTCGGGGTGACCCCGGAGTCGACGGCCAACCAGTACCGGCGGCCCGGTGTCGTCTACCGGCCGGTGCGCGACGCCGAGCCGATCGCCGTGCGGCTGGCCTGGTGGCGGGACGACCCGCATCCCGCCACCCCGGCCGCCATCGAACTGCTCTCGGACCTCTACCGCTCCGGCTGA
- a CDS encoding MarR family winged helix-turn-helix transcriptional regulator, whose translation MSPSPPSSDPASPEVVEIERALTRITYLSTRARAHERLMSLAGVPLDRAAVALLRQIADSEPLRPGELANRLGVEASHVTRQVQQLQKTGYVTRVPDPDDRRAQRIELTPVGRQAIGRIREAGVRGMQMALSEWSPEELQQLAGLFHRMVDDFLTHANDLVEEHGA comes from the coding sequence ATGTCCCCATCACCGCCATCCTCCGACCCCGCCTCCCCGGAAGTGGTCGAGATCGAGCGAGCCCTCACCCGCATCACCTACCTCAGCACCCGGGCCCGGGCGCACGAGCGTCTGATGAGCCTGGCCGGTGTGCCGCTGGACCGTGCCGCCGTCGCCCTGCTGCGGCAGATCGCCGACTCCGAGCCGCTGCGGCCGGGGGAGCTGGCCAACCGCCTCGGCGTCGAGGCATCCCATGTCACCCGCCAGGTCCAGCAGCTCCAGAAGACCGGCTACGTCACCCGCGTCCCCGACCCGGACGACCGCCGCGCCCAGCGCATCGAACTGACCCCGGTCGGCCGGCAGGCGATAGGGCGTATCCGCGAGGCCGGCGTCCGCGGCATGCAGATGGCACTCTCCGAGTGGTCCCCCGAGGAACTCCAGCAGCTCGCGGGGCTCTTCCACCGCATGGTCGACGACTTCCTGACCCACGCGAACGACCTTGTCGAAGAGCACGGGGCGTAG
- a CDS encoding NAD(P)/FAD-dependent oxidoreductase, with protein sequence MLDGEVIVIGGGYGGIRLAKQLDEVARVTLVDRKEVFFHRIAALRAGVHEAWTWTPFVPYDRLLRNGRVVVGKAIDIDTGERQVRLATGERLPYDVVVIATGADYPEPARFLGTTVEEAGKTFAAHQESVAAAGHVLIVGGGPGGVELAAEVRLARPEARVTLAHAGSELLNSTGSRRAGRRALAWLESHDVDVRLDSFVSPGPDFGTYRDGRGNLVEADLSFWANGTTPNTLWLRLAGHGAWLNEAGQVKVDDMLRVDGQLDVFAVGDVNDVSELKISPVAFAQADIAAHNIRSHLTGSGRHRKQPRPYRPVRRTPLIVPLGPADGITLLPVPGGETAVLGARTSTLAKARTLMTPYVRRQLGY encoded by the coding sequence GTGCTCGACGGCGAAGTAATCGTGATCGGCGGCGGATACGGGGGCATCCGCCTCGCCAAGCAGCTGGACGAGGTCGCACGGGTCACCCTCGTGGACCGCAAGGAGGTCTTCTTCCACCGCATCGCCGCACTGCGCGCGGGCGTGCACGAGGCATGGACGTGGACGCCCTTCGTCCCCTACGACCGACTGCTGCGCAACGGCCGTGTCGTGGTGGGCAAGGCGATCGACATCGACACGGGCGAGCGGCAGGTGCGGCTCGCCACGGGTGAGCGGCTGCCGTACGACGTGGTGGTGATCGCGACGGGTGCGGACTATCCGGAGCCGGCCCGTTTCCTGGGCACCACCGTGGAGGAGGCGGGCAAGACGTTCGCCGCGCACCAGGAGAGCGTGGCCGCCGCCGGGCATGTCCTGATCGTCGGCGGCGGGCCGGGCGGGGTGGAACTCGCCGCCGAGGTGCGGCTCGCCCGGCCGGAGGCGCGGGTCACCCTCGCGCACGCCGGGTCCGAACTGCTCAACTCCACCGGCAGCAGGCGGGCCGGGCGGCGGGCCCTGGCCTGGCTGGAGTCGCACGACGTGGACGTACGGCTCGACTCGTTCGTCTCCCCGGGCCCCGACTTCGGCACCTATCGGGACGGGCGGGGGAACCTCGTCGAGGCCGACCTGTCCTTCTGGGCCAACGGCACCACGCCGAACACGCTCTGGCTGCGGCTGGCCGGGCACGGGGCGTGGCTGAACGAGGCCGGGCAGGTCAAGGTCGACGACATGCTGCGGGTCGACGGGCAGCTGGACGTGTTCGCGGTAGGCGATGTGAACGATGTCAGCGAGCTGAAGATCTCCCCCGTCGCCTTCGCCCAGGCGGACATCGCCGCCCACAACATCCGTTCGCACCTGACGGGTTCGGGGCGGCACCGCAAGCAGCCTCGTCCGTACCGGCCGGTCCGGCGGACGCCGCTGATCGTGCCGCTGGGGCCGGCCGACGGGATCACGCTGCTGCCGGTGCCGGGTGGGGAGACGGCGGTGCTGGGGGCGCGTACGTCCACGCTCGCGAAGGCGCGGACACTGATGACGCCGTATGTCCGCAGGCAGCTCGGGTACTGA
- a CDS encoding catechol 2,3-dioxygenase: MTPPLGDIAHLGHVELLTPDLDRSLWFFTEILGLTENGRSGGSVYLRTWDDYEHHSLTLTAHSTSGVRRTALRASGEEALRRRVKALEDTGRAGRWVEDEPGIGPLYVTTAPDGHEIALYWETEWYEAPADLRPGLKNQPQAKPGHGVGVRRLDHVNFLAADVGADAAFTREALGARPTEQIVLDTGRVAAQWLTFTNKSYDVVHTEDWTGSHGRLHHIAFATDTREDILRAADLCLDQGVFIETGPHKHAIQQTFFLYVYEPGGNRIELCNPLTRLVLAPDWPLVTWTQAERAKGQAWGLKTIESFHTHGTPPADRRTPR; encoded by the coding sequence ATGACCCCGCCGCTCGGCGACATCGCCCACCTCGGCCATGTCGAACTGCTCACCCCCGACCTCGACCGCAGCCTCTGGTTCTTCACCGAGATCCTGGGCCTCACCGAGAACGGCCGCTCCGGCGGCTCGGTCTACCTGCGGACCTGGGACGACTACGAACACCACAGCCTCACCCTCACCGCCCACTCCACGTCCGGCGTCCGCCGCACCGCCCTGCGGGCCTCCGGCGAGGAGGCACTGCGACGCCGGGTGAAGGCCCTGGAGGACACCGGCCGCGCGGGCCGCTGGGTCGAGGACGAACCGGGGATCGGCCCGCTCTACGTGACCACCGCCCCCGACGGCCACGAGATCGCCCTGTACTGGGAGACCGAGTGGTACGAGGCGCCGGCCGACCTCAGGCCGGGCCTGAAGAACCAGCCCCAGGCCAAACCCGGCCACGGCGTCGGGGTCCGCCGCCTCGACCACGTCAACTTCCTCGCCGCCGACGTCGGCGCCGACGCCGCCTTCACCCGCGAGGCGCTCGGCGCCCGCCCCACCGAACAGATCGTCCTCGACACCGGCAGGGTCGCCGCCCAGTGGCTGACCTTCACCAACAAGTCGTACGACGTCGTCCACACGGAGGACTGGACCGGCTCGCACGGCCGGCTGCACCACATCGCGTTCGCCACCGACACCCGCGAGGACATCCTGCGGGCCGCCGATCTCTGCCTGGACCAGGGCGTGTTCATCGAGACCGGCCCGCACAAGCACGCCATCCAGCAGACGTTCTTCCTCTATGTCTACGAGCCGGGCGGCAACCGGATCGAGCTGTGCAACCCCCTCACCCGGCTCGTTCTCGCCCCCGACTGGCCGCTCGTCACCTGGACCCAGGCGGAGCGGGCCAAGGGCCAGGCGTGGGGCCTGAAGACCATCGAGTCCTTCCATACGCACGGCACTCCGCCGGCCGACCGACGGACTCCGCGATGA
- a CDS encoding phosphatase domain-containing protein, which translates to MTDNDRPLAVFDLDNTLADTAHRQRFLEGARRDWAAFFAAAPQDPPLAEGVALARESAEECEVVYLTGRPERCRRDTVDWLAAHGLPEGRIWMRRNNDRRPARRTKLEILRELSRTREIRVLVDDDELVCEDAERAGFTVVRARWAAASAALKAAQEREGRT; encoded by the coding sequence GTGACCGACAACGACCGGCCTCTCGCCGTATTCGACCTGGACAACACCCTCGCCGACACCGCGCACCGGCAGCGGTTCCTGGAGGGCGCGCGGCGCGACTGGGCCGCGTTCTTCGCCGCCGCCCCGCAGGATCCGCCGCTGGCGGAGGGGGTCGCGCTGGCGCGCGAGAGCGCCGAGGAGTGCGAGGTCGTGTATCTGACCGGGCGGCCCGAGCGCTGCCGCCGCGACACCGTCGACTGGCTGGCCGCGCACGGACTGCCCGAGGGGCGGATCTGGATGCGCCGGAACAACGACCGCAGGCCCGCCCGCCGCACCAAACTGGAGATCCTCCGCGAACTGTCGCGGACCCGGGAGATCCGCGTCCTCGTGGACGACGACGAACTGGTCTGCGAGGACGCGGAGCGGGCGGGCTTCACGGTCGTCCGGGCGCGCTGGGCCGCCGCCTCCGCCGCGCTGAAGGCGGCGCAGGAGCGGGAGGGGCGGACCTGA